A part of Solibacillus sp. FSL H8-0538 genomic DNA contains:
- a CDS encoding transposase has product MSQKKYNQEFKQTVVELYRSGTPVNQLSSEYGVSEVTIYKWIKLHSPIEGTNELTAAEAAAIQK; this is encoded by the coding sequence ATGAGTCAAAAAAAGTATAATCAAGAGTTCAAACAAACCGTGGTGGAGCTTTATCGCTCTGGCACGCCGGTCAATCAACTATCAAGCGAATATGGTGTATCAGAAGTAACGATTTATAAATGGATTAAACTTCATTCTCCCATTGAAGGAACAAATGAGTTAACGGCAGCGGAAGCCGCTGCGATCCAAAAGTAA
- a CDS encoding DUF7828 domain-containing protein, translating to MHYAYNSENNLVSANKALKYEIYECPVCGGKLSFHPGKKNKPHFRHKDYVAKEIEKLCELYVPTPSLFNYFEEEDLANQRIRVVICPINNGYSFSLRFPSIEDKFTPRVIFDDIYFNYYCEEVDSFILNNKRLLLSIDECLVNVPLKETYTITCDNPKFEKLLDLNASGKYELFEKGPLLFKNIQGEYRSVHYRQLTLMSRFFVITKLKLKNIPRSIEIISINEINQLYLYDLVMPENLDEELVNWFYKELNYTLLPATSILDLITPVKFKKLGTTYDILEDECQFLYTSKESSISFLNPAICILSPLGKLNRVRPNEKGIFSLVLDFPGDYKLIVEAGTSELYTVRKVENFINNPINSKYFNVDDKNVLLDSQIIYRDEIKVSTKLPFNLHNATEICYRFTSGGTHTIEAPATLTLPRIGKWELKKQSQENAKYIIDWDNILHTCLNAKKFPKRIYDRHIIEQLKNQLKKSDYKHRGFLLSLIRKQYIYIPEPLINELEKMR from the coding sequence ATGCATTATGCATATAATAGTGAAAATAACTTAGTATCAGCAAATAAGGCTCTTAAATATGAAATTTATGAGTGTCCAGTATGTGGAGGAAAACTAAGTTTTCATCCAGGTAAAAAAAACAAGCCACATTTTAGACATAAAGATTATGTGGCAAAAGAAATTGAAAAGCTTTGTGAACTTTATGTACCTACACCGTCTTTATTTAATTATTTTGAAGAAGAGGATCTTGCAAATCAACGAATTCGCGTAGTAATTTGTCCAATTAATAATGGATATTCTTTTTCATTACGTTTTCCGTCTATAGAAGATAAATTTACACCTAGAGTTATTTTTGATGATATTTATTTTAATTATTACTGTGAAGAGGTGGATTCATTTATTTTGAATAATAAACGTTTATTACTTTCAATAGACGAATGTTTAGTAAATGTCCCATTAAAAGAAACCTATACTATTACTTGTGATAACCCTAAATTTGAAAAATTATTAGATTTAAATGCATCCGGAAAGTATGAGCTTTTCGAAAAGGGACCTTTACTATTTAAAAATATACAAGGTGAATATAGATCAGTCCATTATCGTCAACTTACACTAATGAGTCGTTTTTTTGTTATAACGAAATTAAAGTTAAAAAATATACCCCGAAGTATTGAAATCATTTCTATAAATGAAATAAATCAATTATATTTATATGATTTAGTTATGCCAGAGAATTTGGATGAAGAATTGGTCAATTGGTTTTATAAAGAGTTAAATTATACGTTGTTACCAGCCACTAGTATTTTAGATTTAATAACTCCTGTGAAATTTAAGAAGCTAGGAACAACCTATGATATTTTAGAGGACGAATGTCAATTTCTATATACAAGTAAAGAAAGTAGTATTAGCTTTTTAAATCCTGCTATATGTATTTTGTCACCTTTGGGGAAATTAAATAGGGTTCGTCCTAACGAAAAGGGGATTTTCTCATTAGTTTTGGATTTCCCAGGAGATTATAAGTTAATAGTTGAAGCAGGAACTTCAGAACTTTATACAGTTAGAAAGGTAGAGAATTTTATTAATAATCCTATAAATTCTAAGTATTTTAATGTTGATGATAAAAACGTTCTATTAGACTCCCAAATAATTTATAGAGATGAAATTAAAGTATCTACTAAACTCCCTTTCAATTTGCATAATGCAACTGAAATTTGTTATCGCTTTACTTCTGGTGGAACTCATACGATAGAAGCACCTGCAACTTTAACGTTACCGAGAATTGGTAAATGGGAGTTAAAAAAACAATCACAAGAAAATGCGAAATACATAATTGATTGGGATAATATTTTACATACATGTTTGAATGCAAAAAAATTTCCTAAAAGAATTTATGATAGACATATAATAGAGCAGTTAAAAAATCAACTTAAAAAAAGTGACTATAAGCATAGGGGATTTTTATTAAGTTTGATTCGAAAACAATATATTTATATTCCAGAGCCATTAATTAATGAATTAGAAAAGATGAGGTGA
- a CDS encoding tyrosine-type recombinase/integrase — protein sequence MNFEAAVLRVNKAVGYSTTRGLHIKNTKTSKPRVVDLDEETLSLLNDWAEMQRLELSKARLKVKPDSKQLLFPNIYNELMHPSKTSRWIRDVQKKHNLREISTHGLRHTHCSLLFESGFFTPAQVMERLGHTDLETTMKIYTHVTRQSLASSTKNYLSFIKNDDNE from the coding sequence ATTAATTTCGAAGCGGCAGTGTTGAGGGTTAATAAGGCTGTAGGCTATTCGACGACACGAGGGCTTCATATTAAGAACACAAAGACGTCAAAACCGCGCGTTGTGGATTTGGATGAAGAAACCCTTAGCTTATTAAATGATTGGGCGGAAATGCAGCGTTTAGAGCTTTCAAAAGCGCGGCTGAAAGTTAAACCTGATAGCAAGCAGCTGTTATTTCCAAATATCTATAATGAGTTGATGCATCCCTCGAAAACGAGTAGATGGATTCGCGATGTACAGAAGAAACATAACCTTCGCGAAATTTCTACCCATGGACTGCGTCATACGCATTGTTCCTTACTTTTTGAATCTGGCTTCTTTACCCCAGCACAAGTAATGGAGCGATTAGGCCATACTGATTTAGAAACAACGATGAAGATCTATACGCACGTGACTCGTCAATCGCTCGCGAGCAGTACAAAAAATTATTTAAGCTTTATTAAAAATGATGATAACGAATAA
- a CDS encoding tyrosine-type recombinase/integrase, with the protein MAITIKKETLKNGTTSYKFVVNLGIPEGETKPRIVTRRGFTSTKEAKQELKKLQAQAALGIYPEKKVRGSNEAASLQTVTTVEVALASSTNKTMTYQEVFEIWKEAYELKVESTTVDKTMGYFRNHILPEFGTRPVDSITYLDCKQLMTKLTKKLKSSRKILFYFSRILKEAVQMDLIPKNPMTGIELPSEKKNQFEHENEVFKENYYDREELAEFLACCKNDLSQLKYTAFHLLAHSGLRKGELFTLT; encoded by the coding sequence ATGGCAATTACAATCAAAAAAGAAACACTTAAAAATGGAACCACATCATATAAATTCGTCGTTAATTTAGGAATTCCTGAAGGTGAAACTAAACCTCGAATCGTTACTCGACGAGGCTTCACATCTACAAAAGAAGCAAAGCAAGAGCTAAAAAAATTACAGGCTCAAGCTGCACTTGGCATCTATCCTGAAAAGAAAGTGCGCGGTAGCAATGAAGCGGCGAGCTTGCAAACAGTAACTACAGTTGAAGTTGCACTCGCTTCTTCAACAAATAAAACAATGACATATCAAGAAGTGTTTGAGATTTGGAAGGAAGCATACGAGCTGAAAGTCGAATCAACAACTGTCGACAAAACAATGGGCTATTTTAGAAATCACATCCTGCCTGAATTCGGTACGCGTCCAGTCGATTCAATTACGTACCTAGACTGCAAGCAGCTTATGACGAAGCTGACAAAAAAGCTGAAATCAAGTCGCAAAATTCTTTTCTACTTCAGTCGTATTTTAAAAGAGGCTGTACAGATGGATCTGATTCCAAAAAATCCGATGACAGGCATTGAGCTTCCTTCCGAAAAGAAGAATCAGTTTGAGCATGAAAATGAGGTTTTTAAAGAGAACTACTATGATCGTGAGGAATTAGCGGAATTTCTAGCATGCTGCAAGAACGATTTATCGCAGCTGAAATATACGGCATTTCATTTGCTAGCTCATAGCGGTCTACGTAAAGGTGAGCTTTTTACGCTTACCTAG
- a CDS encoding DEAD/DEAH box helicase, translating into MEYTIDEVTKRLHKKLSEYIETQYPISEISTQRKRTDLLKRSGTISTEPFIEATPIYEIGETYNKMDIPETAKKLMTHLAGLKNSVGVFQRPYVHQQKALESFLTDNMDLIVSTGTGSGKTESFLHPMLNVLYREAETSPKTFKKRAVRALVLYPMNALVNDQMTRLRRLFNSDELKSLFNEVADRNIQFGMYTSRTPYAGAHSDKKDKYHLNDILNYYLELEKSNPKEVEKMKLRGKWPAKDLEAFVNSKVKGKGPYKGNLTDAELLTRHEMQQTPPDILVTNYSMLEYMLMRPIERSIWENTKKWLQEDANNQFVLILDEAHMYRGTGGAEVALLIRRLQGRLGINRDRIRCILTSASLGKPGDETKAKEFAYQLTGKPILRDFKLIEGTQQSRVAPMKASIQDVDILANINSESFIEYIKNYKKTKLDLAHSFKALGWSEPPAELKNFQEYLYDHLENYPPLSLVFQKISGNGTRLEELANFFCPEAELDKAKKAVSNLLLLANAAKKEDKILLPARVHIFFRGLAGAYSCINPYCDSNQEGDILGELYDDRRSVCKCGSKVYELMTHRYCGSVYLRGYISEEHTGKTFLWNESGSGIVGDKLTEIHFLVEQPREEALKNIEAMWLHVKTGFLVDNMPNREELDDYLKVYKFIGKSKRGNKKSDYSNVISFDKCPCCLKNAKFNIRDLRTKGEQPFANLIREQFIIQPPSMSIEDNINEGRKVLIFSDGRQRAARLARDIPEEVEKDVVRQLLVKAAYQLNNLDIEGAIGEELYPAILHYINENNVRLLNEPDRKDLLIDVKEYVELIDEEFGTNEFEDIEFDGRAFRNFKINNELKVRLVHVLASPGYSLYETTVGFVVPIMVKTIHRSVKDIISLEDFKKIIILFIREMLEEVAVDKDISNEDRCEIFGFYRNDEQWGRTKGSISDELKKIIQMYVGNEDELNQVIEVLFSKRLCEHEHDKYYLNLNSLAIQDGINHTWYRCSKCKQIHAVNPNNTCPTCLSNGLDVLLPKSEILSAEKGYWRTPIKDILEGDKISNISVEEHTAQLSQKDPSVAFATTEKYEMAFQDIILDESLGTVDILSCTTTMEVGIDIGSLTAVGLRNIPPQRENYQQRAGRAGRRGSSLSTVITYAQNGPHDAYYFQNPQHIISGDTREALIYIDNKKIITRHLNAFMIQTYFHKYAEDDEQALSNIIESLGQTIDFFGSNAPFDLNSFEQWLNKQINKRFKEFPEIYSIVPDEAASTLEIKWEIIKNAADYLGGNLQQAYEGIESELNQYHMETDEEYDKEKHPDSQFLSFLFNYGFLPTYAFPRDLTSLYIQKWNPFTRKVVIEQRPQLDLNRALGEYAPGRQVVVNKKTYRIGGIYNPFAKNPEQPLAEVNLRTNKMLYCLNCNYISKKDELNKVCKCPICKQKLSEKHYIRPLGFSPEKGREVQKGDKKQNFSYASTPQLIPNNEEAFEFKPIQGTKLMLSAHGADQELVVTNKGIDGESGFSICEDCGFIQAVTKKSQFQEQTKHDKPFKVQSNKDSRCTGKLINVFLGNDFKTDLLLVRVILDKHIDFDFNKKWAKDAFITLGEAFVLATSRVLDIDPQELTVGHRIKILDDGSYNVDLYLFDNLSGGAGYSYVAGQRIEEIKNEVFHVLKNCPNDCDGSCYKCLRNYQNQMKHVQIDRSLGLELFNYLTLGESSEYDSEKKYQYLLPLIKAFELHHDKSFVEWCEQEEVIKLRNGKKIGLKNNIEKRIDEEFIMYFSPYEIKNDLPNVYEKASLVLSFN; encoded by the coding sequence GTGGAATATACAATAGATGAAGTAACAAAAAGATTACATAAAAAACTAAGTGAATATATTGAAACACAATATCCAATAAGTGAAATTAGTACTCAAAGAAAACGTACGGATTTATTAAAGCGCTCAGGGACGATTTCTACAGAGCCATTTATTGAAGCCACACCAATTTATGAAATTGGTGAGACTTATAACAAAATGGATATTCCTGAAACAGCCAAAAAGTTAATGACACATTTGGCAGGGCTAAAAAATTCTGTTGGTGTTTTTCAGCGTCCATACGTACACCAACAAAAAGCACTAGAATCATTTTTAACAGATAATATGGATTTAATTGTTTCTACAGGAACTGGTTCAGGTAAAACAGAATCATTTTTACATCCTATGCTTAACGTATTATATAGAGAAGCTGAAACTTCTCCTAAAACATTTAAAAAGAGAGCTGTTCGCGCGTTAGTACTGTATCCTATGAATGCTTTAGTAAATGATCAGATGACAAGGTTAAGAAGGCTATTTAATAGCGATGAATTAAAGAGTCTATTTAATGAAGTAGCAGATAGAAATATTCAATTTGGTATGTATACATCTCGAACGCCTTATGCTGGAGCACACTCCGATAAAAAAGATAAATATCATTTAAATGATATTTTAAACTATTATTTGGAGTTAGAGAAATCTAATCCTAAAGAAGTAGAGAAAATGAAGTTAAGAGGGAAATGGCCAGCAAAGGATCTCGAGGCATTTGTGAACTCTAAAGTAAAAGGAAAAGGGCCTTATAAAGGAAACCTGACAGATGCGGAACTATTAACAAGGCATGAAATGCAACAAACTCCGCCAGATATATTAGTAACCAATTATTCGATGCTAGAATATATGTTAATGAGGCCTATTGAACGTTCAATATGGGAAAATACAAAGAAATGGCTTCAAGAAGATGCAAATAATCAATTTGTCTTAATCTTAGATGAAGCTCATATGTATCGTGGAACAGGTGGTGCAGAAGTGGCATTACTAATTCGACGTTTACAAGGTCGTTTAGGAATTAATCGTGATCGAATTCGCTGTATTTTAACTTCGGCAAGTTTAGGTAAGCCAGGTGATGAAACTAAAGCCAAAGAATTTGCTTATCAATTGACTGGGAAGCCTATTTTGCGTGACTTTAAGCTAATTGAAGGTACTCAACAATCAAGAGTTGCACCAATGAAGGCATCTATTCAAGATGTAGACATACTAGCTAATATTAATTCAGAATCATTTATTGAGTATATAAAAAATTATAAAAAGACTAAATTAGATTTAGCTCACAGCTTTAAAGCGTTAGGTTGGTCAGAACCGCCTGCTGAGCTAAAAAACTTTCAAGAGTACCTTTACGATCATTTAGAAAACTACCCACCTTTAAGTTTAGTTTTTCAAAAAATCAGTGGTAATGGAACTAGATTAGAAGAATTAGCAAACTTCTTTTGTCCAGAAGCAGAGTTAGATAAAGCTAAAAAAGCGGTGAGTAATTTATTGTTATTAGCAAATGCAGCAAAAAAGGAGGACAAAATCTTACTTCCAGCACGTGTTCATATATTTTTTAGAGGTTTAGCAGGGGCTTATAGCTGTATTAACCCTTATTGTGATTCTAATCAAGAAGGGGATATATTAGGTGAGTTATATGATGATCGTAGGAGTGTATGTAAATGCGGTTCTAAAGTATACGAATTAATGACACATCGCTATTGTGGATCAGTTTATTTGAGAGGCTATATTTCAGAAGAACATACTGGAAAAACCTTTTTATGGAATGAGAGCGGAAGCGGCATTGTTGGTGACAAATTAACAGAAATTCATTTTTTAGTAGAGCAGCCTAGAGAAGAGGCGCTTAAAAATATTGAGGCCATGTGGTTACATGTGAAAACAGGTTTCTTAGTAGATAATATGCCAAATAGAGAAGAATTAGATGATTATTTAAAAGTATATAAATTTATTGGGAAATCAAAGCGCGGTAATAAAAAAAGCGATTATTCTAATGTCATCTCATTTGATAAATGTCCATGTTGTTTAAAGAACGCAAAATTTAATATAAGAGACTTACGAACAAAGGGAGAGCAACCCTTCGCCAACCTTATTCGTGAACAATTTATTATTCAACCGCCTTCAATGTCAATTGAAGATAATATAAATGAAGGACGTAAAGTATTAATTTTTTCAGATGGTCGTCAACGTGCAGCTCGTCTAGCTCGAGATATTCCAGAAGAAGTTGAAAAAGATGTAGTACGTCAATTATTAGTTAAAGCAGCATATCAATTGAATAATTTAGATATTGAGGGTGCAATTGGAGAAGAGTTATACCCAGCAATTTTACACTATATAAATGAAAATAATGTGCGCTTGTTAAATGAGCCGGATAGAAAAGATTTATTAATAGATGTAAAAGAATACGTTGAATTAATAGATGAAGAGTTTGGAACGAACGAATTCGAAGATATAGAGTTTGACGGTCGAGCGTTCAGAAACTTTAAAATTAATAATGAATTGAAAGTTAGATTAGTTCATGTACTTGCTTCTCCAGGTTATTCTTTATATGAAACAACAGTAGGTTTTGTTGTACCTATTATGGTGAAAACAATTCATCGTTCAGTAAAGGATATTATATCACTCGAAGATTTCAAAAAGATAATTATCTTGTTTATCCGAGAAATGCTAGAAGAAGTTGCAGTCGATAAAGATATTTCAAACGAAGATAGATGCGAAATATTTGGTTTTTATAGAAATGATGAGCAATGGGGTAGAACAAAAGGTTCTATATCTGACGAGTTAAAAAAAATTATTCAGATGTACGTTGGAAATGAAGACGAGCTGAATCAAGTGATTGAAGTCTTATTTAGTAAACGTTTATGTGAGCATGAACATGATAAGTACTATTTAAATTTAAATAGTTTAGCTATTCAAGATGGAATTAATCATACATGGTATCGTTGTTCTAAATGTAAACAAATCCATGCAGTTAATCCGAACAATACATGTCCAACTTGCCTTTCAAATGGATTAGATGTTTTATTACCAAAGAGCGAAATTTTAAGTGCTGAGAAAGGCTATTGGAGAACACCTATAAAAGATATTTTAGAGGGAGATAAAATTTCAAATATATCCGTAGAAGAACATACAGCTCAACTATCTCAAAAAGATCCGAGTGTTGCATTTGCTACGACAGAGAAATATGAAATGGCCTTCCAAGATATAATTTTAGACGAAAGTTTGGGGACTGTAGATATCTTGAGTTGTACTACAACGATGGAAGTCGGGATAGATATAGGGTCATTAACAGCCGTTGGACTTCGTAATATTCCACCACAAAGAGAAAATTATCAGCAAAGAGCGGGTCGAGCAGGTCGAAGAGGTTCTTCCTTATCGACGGTTATAACATATGCTCAAAATGGACCACACGATGCATATTATTTCCAAAATCCGCAGCATATTATTAGTGGTGATACAAGAGAGGCACTTATTTATATTGATAATAAAAAAATTATTACGAGACATTTAAATGCCTTTATGATTCAAACTTATTTTCATAAGTATGCTGAGGATGATGAACAAGCTTTAAGTAATATCATTGAATCTCTAGGACAGACTATAGATTTCTTTGGTTCAAATGCACCATTTGATTTAAATAGTTTCGAACAATGGCTAAACAAGCAAATTAATAAAAGGTTTAAAGAGTTTCCTGAAATTTATTCAATTGTTCCAGATGAAGCAGCATCAACTTTAGAGATTAAATGGGAAATAATAAAAAATGCAGCGGATTACTTAGGGGGGAACCTTCAGCAAGCCTATGAAGGGATAGAGTCGGAGTTAAATCAATATCATATGGAGACGGATGAAGAATATGATAAGGAAAAGCATCCTGATTCACAGTTTTTATCGTTTTTATTTAATTATGGATTTTTACCGACTTATGCGTTCCCACGTGACTTAACTAGCTTGTATATTCAAAAATGGAATCCATTTACTAGAAAAGTTGTAATTGAACAGCGACCACAACTGGATTTAAATCGCGCTTTAGGAGAATATGCTCCGGGAAGACAAGTAGTTGTTAACAAAAAGACATATAGAATTGGTGGAATTTATAATCCATTTGCCAAAAATCCTGAGCAGCCTTTAGCAGAAGTAAATCTGAGAACAAATAAGATGCTTTATTGTTTGAATTGTAATTATATTTCTAAGAAAGATGAGTTAAATAAAGTATGTAAGTGTCCAATTTGTAAACAAAAATTATCAGAAAAGCATTATATCCGTCCTCTAGGGTTTTCTCCAGAAAAGGGAAGAGAAGTTCAAAAAGGTGATAAAAAACAAAACTTTAGTTATGCTAGTACACCACAACTTATACCTAATAACGAGGAAGCTTTTGAATTCAAACCTATACAGGGTACTAAATTAATGCTATCTGCTCATGGTGCAGATCAAGAATTAGTAGTAACAAATAAAGGAATTGATGGGGAAAGCGGTTTTTCTATTTGTGAAGATTGTGGATTCATACAAGCCGTAACTAAAAAAAGTCAGTTTCAAGAGCAAACAAAACATGATAAGCCTTTTAAAGTGCAATCTAATAAGGATTCACGCTGCACAGGAAAGCTGATTAATGTGTTTTTAGGAAATGATTTTAAAACAGACTTGCTTTTAGTTCGAGTAATTTTAGATAAACATATTGATTTTGATTTTAATAAGAAGTGGGCAAAAGATGCATTTATTACATTGGGAGAAGCCTTTGTTTTAGCTACAAGTAGAGTTTTAGATATTGACCCTCAAGAGTTGACTGTAGGGCATCGAATAAAAATTCTAGATGATGGTAGCTACAATGTAGACCTTTATCTTTTTGATAATTTATCAGGAGGAGCTGGATATTCATATGTTGCTGGACAACGTATTGAAGAAATCAAAAACGAGGTATTTCATGTTTTGAAAAATTGTCCAAATGATTGTGATGGGTCTTGTTATAAATGCTTAAGAAATTATCAAAATCAAATGAAGCATGTTCAAATAGATAGAAGTTTAGGTTTGGAGTTATTTAATTATTTAACTTTAGGCGAAAGTAGTGAGTATGACTCAGAAAAGAAATATCAATATTTACTCCCTTTAATAAAAGCCTTTGAGTTACATCATGATAAGTCATTTGTTGAATGGTGTGAGCAAGAAGAGGTGATTAAATTAAGGAATGGTAAAAAAATAGGCTTGAAAAATAATATCGAAAAAAGAATTGATGAGGAATTTATTATGTATTTTTCACCATATGAGATTAAAAATGACTTGCCGAATGTCTATGAAAAGGCTTCTTTAGTATTAAGTTTTAATTAA
- a CDS encoding DHCW motif cupin fold protein: MKITDVPFSTIDWNEISATQHPGIEGNAYWRTFEMGNIRVRMVEYTPGYIADHWCNKGHVLLVLEGELDTELSDGRKFKLTPGVSYQVADDTSPHRSYTSTGAKLFIVD, translated from the coding sequence ATGAAGATTACCGATGTTCCGTTTTCTACAATTGACTGGAATGAAATAAGCGCTACGCAACATCCTGGAATTGAAGGGAATGCTTATTGGCGAACATTTGAGATGGGGAATATTCGAGTTAGAATGGTAGAGTATACGCCTGGATACATAGCAGACCACTGGTGTAACAAAGGCCATGTTTTATTAGTACTTGAAGGCGAACTTGATACAGAACTTTCAGATGGTCGAAAATTCAAACTTACGCCCGGAGTCAGTTATCAGGTAGCAGATGATACAAGCCCACATCGATCGTACACGAGTACCGGAGCCAAACTGTTTATTGTAGATTAA
- the smpB gene encoding SsrA-binding protein SmpB yields MAKGAGKVLAQNKKAGHDYFIEETIEAGMVLTGTEIKAIRAGRVQLKDSYVGMRDGEAWINNMHISPFDQGNRFNHEPLRSRKILLHKRQISELIGSVKRDGYTIVPLKMYIKDGYAKLLIGIGKGKKDYDKRDDLRKKEAKRDIERAFKGRNQ; encoded by the coding sequence ATGGCAAAAGGCGCAGGGAAAGTATTAGCACAAAACAAAAAAGCAGGGCATGATTACTTTATTGAAGAAACAATCGAAGCCGGCATGGTCTTAACAGGTACAGAAATCAAAGCGATTCGTGCAGGCAGAGTACAACTAAAAGATTCCTACGTGGGCATGCGCGATGGCGAAGCGTGGATTAATAATATGCATATTAGCCCGTTCGACCAAGGGAACCGTTTCAATCATGAACCACTACGTAGCCGCAAAATTCTATTACATAAAAGGCAAATTTCTGAACTCATTGGCTCAGTCAAACGAGATGGCTACACAATCGTACCGCTAAAAATGTACATTAAAGACGGTTATGCCAAACTGCTAATTGGTATTGGTAAGGGTAAAAAAGATTACGATAAACGCGATGACCTCCGCAAAAAAGAGGCGAAACGTGATATAGAACGTGCATTTAAAGGAAGAAATCAATAA
- a CDS encoding IS110 family transposase, which produces MKHVIALDVSKGKSTIAIYNGYKQCEFEGEFYHKRVDFERLHQRIEEITLLDGQAPEIVFEATGVYSKPIEAFFKDYGYTYYRMNPLEANLQMAKMRRHKTDMSDAHELAKTHFKMEHETTYIQDEYYEQMRALTRYYDEIDEEIILLKSRMHAILQLSFPELETLITPSSALFLNIVQLYPHPALLQAHSKTIIKNRLKANTRKNLSLTRAEKKAITLLEAAENSYPAIKPTDIRCDQVRDYAARISELLEKKDSLVKQMVELSQGRKEYIVFRSIPGIGDSTACRLIGEIGDIHRFQNAKQLNAYAGIDIMRYQSGNTQYRDRINKRGNKHLRKILYFMVCAMLMAKGKPNHFVDYYYKLKTQPQRKPHKVAIVACINKFLKVTFQLITQGILYDYESALPAQKS; this is translated from the coding sequence ATGAAACATGTCATTGCGTTAGATGTCAGTAAAGGAAAAAGTACAATTGCAATTTACAATGGGTATAAACAATGTGAATTTGAAGGTGAATTCTATCATAAGCGTGTTGATTTCGAACGATTACACCAACGTATCGAAGAAATTACACTACTTGATGGACAAGCGCCAGAAATCGTCTTTGAAGCAACGGGTGTCTATTCAAAGCCTATAGAAGCGTTTTTTAAAGATTACGGTTATACATACTACCGCATGAATCCACTTGAAGCGAATTTACAAATGGCAAAGATGCGACGTCATAAAACCGATATGAGTGATGCCCATGAACTCGCAAAAACACACTTCAAAATGGAGCACGAAACAACGTACATACAAGACGAATATTATGAACAGATGCGCGCATTGACTCGTTATTATGATGAAATCGACGAAGAAATCATTCTACTCAAAAGTAGAATGCATGCGATCCTACAACTGAGTTTTCCAGAATTAGAAACGCTTATTACACCTAGTTCGGCACTATTTTTAAATATAGTACAACTGTACCCACATCCAGCACTTTTACAGGCACATTCGAAAACAATCATTAAAAATCGGTTAAAAGCCAATACGCGAAAAAACCTATCACTAACGCGTGCGGAGAAAAAAGCAATTACATTATTAGAAGCAGCTGAAAATAGTTACCCGGCTATTAAGCCGACAGATATTCGATGTGACCAAGTACGAGATTACGCTGCTCGCATTTCCGAATTACTGGAAAAGAAGGATTCACTTGTAAAGCAAATGGTGGAATTGTCACAAGGACGAAAAGAATATATAGTATTCCGATCGATTCCTGGCATTGGCGATTCAACGGCGTGCAGATTAATTGGCGAAATCGGTGACATCCACCGCTTTCAAAATGCGAAACAACTGAACGCTTACGCAGGCATTGATATTATGCGATACCAATCAGGCAATACGCAGTACAGAGATCGCATTAATAAACGTGGAAACAAACATTTACGGAAGATTTTATATTTCATGGTATGCGCCATGCTTATGGCAAAAGGAAAACCGAATCATTTTGTGGATTATTACTATAAATTAAAAACGCAACCTCAGAGGAAGCCCCATAAGGTTGCGATTGTCGCCTGTATCAATAAGTTTCTGAAAGTGACATTTCAGTTAATAACACAAGGCATATTGTACGATTATGAGTCCGCACTACCAGCTCAGAAATCGTAA